CTAGCAGGCATGGGTCTGCTCGGCCTGTCGGGCTGGTTCATCGCTGCAACGGCGATCGCGGGACTGCAGTTCGCCAGCGCTCTGGCGTTTGACGTCTTTGCGCCGTCGGCCGGCATTCGCCTGCTGGCCCTCGGGCGGACCGTTGCACGCTATGGCGAGCGGATTGTCACGCATGATGCGACGCTGGCCGCCTTGGCACAACTGCGCGAGCGCATCTTCCGAAGCTGGGCGGGCGGAGGGAACATTCAGGATCTGCTGCGCCGCCCAGCCCGCGCTCTGTTTCGTCTGACCGTCGACCTCGATGCGCTGGAATCCTTCTACCTGCGCCTTCTGGTGCCAGCCGGCGCCGCGCTGGGCGCGGCGATTTTCGGTACCGTTGTGCTCGGCACCGAGGCTCCCTGGTTCGGCATCTCGCTGGGCGTCTGGCTTCTGCTCGTAGGCGTTGCCGTGGCGGTCGAAGTGATTCGCCGCTCGCGGCAGCTCGCAGCGCGGCACGCTCTGTTCACCGAGCGTTTGCGTGCCCAGACTGTCGATCTGGTGTCCGGCCAGACCGAACTGGTCATGGCCGGACGCCTGGCTGGCCAGTGCGATGCACTCCAGCGCACGGATCGCCGCCTGGCGCGTATCGACCGGCTTCTACACGGCCTGGACATGTCTGCCGGTGCTGCCTACGGTATCGCTGGCAGCCTCACTTTGGCCCTTGTGCTGCTGGGCGTCGGCGTGTTGACTGACCAGGGCCGTCTCGGCACCCCCGGTGCGGCGCTCGCGCTGTTGATCGCCCTGACGGCGATGGAGCCGTTCGCGGCGCTGCGGCGAGGCGCTTTGGAGGCTGGACGTACTTGGCTGGCAGCGCGGCGCCTGTCGCCATATTGCGGCGATGGTGATGTGGCGCCTCCGCCCAGGGCGTCCCTCGAAGCCGGCTATGCGATCAGCCTGCAGCAGGTATCGGTGCGCTATCCGGACAGCCCCGTAGATGCCTTGCGGTCTTTGTCGCTGGTGCTGATGTCTGGAGAACGAATCGCCATCGTTGGCTCCAGCGGCGCGGGTAAATCAACGCTCATGGCCGTGATTGCAGGCGAGCTGATACCGCACGAGGGAGTCATTCGTTCGCAACCTCACGCATGGCTGAGTCAACGCGCAGATCTTTTCCAGGACAGCCTGCGCGACAACCTGCTGCTGGCTAATCCCGAGGCTACAGACGCATCTCTTTGGCAGGCGCTCGAAGCCGCAGGCCTTGCATCCGAGATTCGAGCTCTGCAAGCTGGACTCGATACGCGGCTCGGCGAAGGAGGACTTGGGCTGTCGGGTGGGCAGTCGCGCCGTCTGGCGTTGGCGCGTCTGCTGCTTCAACCGCACCCGCTGTGGCTGCTGGACGAGCCAACCGAAGGGCTGGATGCGGCGACTGCTATGGACGTCCTCGCGCGGCTCGACTCGCTGGGTGCGGGTCGAGCCTGGCTGATGGCCACCCACCTCCAGCGCGAAGCGGCACTGGCCGATCGGCTGCTGGTCCTGCGTAGCGGTCGCATCGAAGCGGAGTTTTCTCGCGGTAGCACCGGGTTTGAAGCCTCATTGGCCGCATTGAGGCGCGACTGATTTATTCACGCACACATGATTTGACATCAATAAAGGAAACCCACCATGGACTTTGACATCGTCAGCCTGTCGCGATTGCAGTTCGCGATCACGGTGCTCTACCACTTTCTATTCGTTCCATTGACGCTAGGCCTGTCGATCCTGATCGCCATCATGGAGACGGTCTACGTGATGACGGGCCGAACCATCTGGCGCGACATGACCAAGTTCTGGGGTGTGCTCTTCGGCATTAACTTCGCCATGGGCGTGGCCACCGGGATCGTGATGGAGTTTCAGTTCGGCATGAACTGGAGCTACTACAGCCACTACGTCGGCGACATCTTCGGCGCGCCGCTCGCCTTGGAGGGGCTCATGGCCTTCTTCCTGGAAGCCACCTTTGTCGGCCTGTTCTTCTTCGGCTGGGATCGCCTCTCCAAGGTGAAGCACTTGATCGTCACCTGGTGCGTGGCGCTGGGCTCGAACTTCTCGGCGCTGTGGATCCTGATTGCCAATGGCTGGATGCAGAACCCCGTGGGCGCCCAATTCAATCCGCAGACCATGCGCATGGAGATGACGGACTTTTTCGCCGTGCTCACCAACCCGGTGGCGCAGGCCAAGTTCGTGCACACCGCCTCGGCCGGCTACGTGACGGCGGCCATCTTCGTGCTCGGCATCGCAGCCTGGTACGTGCTCAAGGGTCGCCACGTCCAGCTGGCCAAGCGCTCGATGACGGTGGCCGCCTGCTTCGGCCTGGCTTCGGCGCTGTCGGTCGTGGTGCTGGGCGACGAGAGCGGCTACCTCTCCACCGAGCACCAAAAAATGAAACTCGCCGCCATCGAGGCGATGTGGAAGACCGAGCCCGCACCTGCCGCGTTCACCGCTTTTGGATTTCCCGACCAAGCCGCACGGGAAACCCACTTTGCAGTCCACATCCCGTGGGCCATGGGACTGATCGGCACGCGCTCGCTGACGACGCAAATTCCTGGCATTGACGATCTGGTTGCGCGCGCCGAGGTGCACATCCGCGATGGCATCCTGGCCTATGACGCCCTGCAGCAGATCCGTGCCGCAACGGGGGGCGCGAGCGTGCCTGACCAGGCGCAGGCTGCATTCGAGGAGCACGGACAACTGCTGGGCTACGCACTTCTGCTGAAGCGCTACGTCGACGACCCCCGCCAGGCCACGCCTGAGCAAATCGCCAAGGCAGCCTGGGATACCGTGCCGCAGGTGGCGCCACTATTTTGGACGTTCCGTGTCATGGTCGGCCTGGGTTTCTTCTTCATTTTGCTGACCGGCGTCTTCTTCTGGCTTTCGGCTCGACGTCGGCTGGATGCGCACCCATGGTTGCTCAAGGTCGCCGTGTGGTCGATCCCCTTGCCTTGGATTGCCGCCGAGTTCGGCTGGATCGTGGCCGAGGTGGGACGTCAGCCATGGGCCATCGAGGGCGTTTTGCCAACGGCGGTAGCAGTGTCTAACCTCGGCGCCTCTACCGTGCTGCTGACAATCGCCGGCTTCGTGGTGATCTACACCGTCCTGCTCATCATCGAGATGAAGCTCATGCTCAAGGCAATCCGCAAGGGGCCCGACACCCATGCGCCCACCTACATCGAAGGCCAGCCCGCCGGTTCGGCTGGCCTGGCACCTGCACAGTAATACCGTAAGGAGAAATAGCATGATCCTCCACGAACTCATCTCATATGACGTGTTGCGCCTGATCTGGTGGGCACTGTTGGGAGTGTTGCTGATCGGATTCGCGCTTACCGATGGCTTTGACCTCGGCGCGGGCACGCTGCTGCCTTTCGTCGCGCGCAACGACAGCGAACGCCGCACCGTTATCAACACCATCGGGCCGGTCTGGGAGGGTAACCAAGTCTGGCTGATTCTCGGCGGTGGAGCCATCTTCGCGGCTTGGCCGCAACTCTATGCAGTGTCGTTCTCCGGCTTTTATCTAGCGATGTTCGCCATCCTGTTCGCACTCATTTTGCGGCCCGTGGCATTCAAGTTCCGCAGCAAGCGGGAAGATCCAGCTTGGCGCAGTCGCTGGGATTGGGCTCAGTTCGTGGGTGGGTTCGTACCAGCGCTGATCTTTGGTGTGGCAATGGGCAATGTGTTGCAGGGCGTTCCCTTTCGCATTGAACACGACATGCAGATTTTCTATGACGGAACATTCTTCGGGTTGCTCAATCCTTTTGCCCTGCTGTGCGGTCTCGTCTCTGTCACCATGCTGGTCATGCATGGCGCCGCCTGGCTACAACTCAAGACTGAAGGCCACGTAGCCGAGCGCGCGCGCCGTTTTGGCATCGTGGCGGCGCTGCTGACCGTGGTGCTGTACGCAGTGGCGGGGGTCGTTCTGGCCAACTTCGTGTCGGGGTACGCGATCACGAGCGAGATTGTGCGCGGTGGCGCTTCGAATCCTCTTGTCAAGACCGCTGTGATGCAAAGCGGCGCCTGGTTTGCCAACTATGCCTCCGAAAACGCGCTTTGGGTGGTGCCGGCATTGGGTTTGGCGGGCTCCATGGCCGCTGCGATCTGCTTGGCGGTGCGTCGTCCGGCGGCAGCTCTGCTTACTGGAGGCGTGGGTATCGCGGGGATCATCGCTAGCGTGGGCGTCTCCATGTTTCCTTTCATCCTGCCGTCATCGGTCAATCCGTCGGTTAGCCTGACCGTGTGGGATTCCTCATCGAGCCACCTCACGCTGTTCATCATGCTCGTTTCGACGGTCATCTTTATGCCTCTAATCCTGGCCTATACCAGCTGGGTGTTCTCGGTCTTGCGCGGCAAAGTCGACTCCGAGGCCATTCGGGATGGTAAAGGCCATGCGTACTGACCCGTGCACGCTTTCATTCATAGGAGATTGACCATGTGGTATTTCGCCTGGATTCTCGGCTTGCCGCTGGCAGCCGCCTTCGCCGTTCTCAATGCGATGTGGTATGAGTTGATGGATGACGCGGCGGTCCGCCGCGACCGCCTCGATCTCAACGAGTCCTGAACCCGGTTGCACGCTCCATCACGGCGACCGCGACAGGTGCGGCAAACACTGCCGATGCCTACCGCAGTGTCGTTCTGCCGGTATCTGCGGCGCCTGTACATGTGCAACGATTTGGCAGAGGGGCGCTCCCGCGTAGGCGGCAGGCCGGCGGCACTGGCCGACATCGGGGTGTCCAGGTTCATCAGCGGTACGGTACGAGACCACGCCGCCCCCTGTCTGTCCGTGTACAAGGTCAGCGATCCGGAACTGACCTTCGTGCTCACCAGTGGCGGGTGCAACGCTGGAGTGGTCAGCGAACCGGAGCATGCCCGGCGCAGCTTCTAGATCGCCACCCGCGCCGCCGGCGAACGCTACGTCGATCCGTAGCAGTGGTGTGCCGAGACGCCGCTGAGTGAGGGCTCCTGGTGGCCGGCATGGCAGCAGGGCTGGCGCAACGCTCGTCGGAACGCGTAACACCACCTGTCGTCGGTGGCATGCATGACGCACATGCATCGCTTAGCGATGTACCCGGAAGGGCATCAGACCTGCGTTGTTGAACGATATGAATAGGAAGAAAATAAGTGGAGTTGCGCCACCTTCGATGTTTCATCGCTGTCGCGGAAGAGCTTCACTTCGCGCGTGCCGCCGAGCGGCTGCACATAGACCAGTCGCCTCTGTCTCGCACCATCAAGGAGCTTGAGGAGGACCTTGGTGCACGCCTTTTCTTTCGCACTACCCGCAGCACGCAATTGACCCGCGCGGGCCGGTTGCTCTTGGAGCACGTGCCGCGCGTTTTTATGGCGCTGGAGCAAGCGCGCGATAGCGTCAAATCCGCTGCCAACGGTTATCACGGGCAACTGCGCATTGCTTTGTCCGACGGCGTCACGCCATCACGCTTGCCGGCGCTGCTGGCACAGTGCCGAGAAGAAGACCCAGAGGTGGAAATTCGTCTGTTCGAGGTGCCTTTAGCCCAGCAGATCAAGGGCCTGCATGACGATCTGTACGACGCTGGCTTTTCGATGACCGATGACGTGGGCGCTGGCATCGTGGTCACTCCCGCTTGGGAGGACGAATTGATGGCAGCGGTGCCTGCACGTCATCCCGTGCTTGCCTACAAGCAGGTTCCGCTGGAGGAGGTGCTGCACTATCCGCTGGTACTTGGCGATCCTGCAGTGTGCGAAGGCCATGCGCGCCAAGTCGATCGCATTCTGCGCAGGCATGAACAGGAGCCGCTGATTGTTCAGCACGTCGCCACTTTTGACCTCATGATGACCTTGGTTTCCGCCGGACTGGCCTTGGGTTTGGCGGGCGCGGCGCACATTGCTTGTAGCCGGGAGCCGGGCGTGGTTGCGCGGCCTTTGGCGGGTAAGCCGCCGATGCTCACGACCTATTTGCTGCGTCGTGACGCGGAGCTTTCCGAAATGCTGACCCGGTTCATCGGACGAGTGGCCAACATTAACTCGGCCGATGCCCAGAGCGCCGCCATGTATTCCCGCACTATCCGATGAAAGGACAGACGCCATGAACAAGGTGTTGCTGTTGACGCTTGCCGCCACGCTGACGGCATGTAGCCCTTCGCAACCTTCGGAAACTGTGGACTTTCTGGTGGCGAATCCGAAGCGCATCAAGGAGATTCAACGACTGTGCAAGGAAGACCGCGCAAAGGTCGGCGACGAACTCTGCCGACGCGCTGCCGAAGCTGCGAACCGCCGTTTCTTCGGTGATCGACCCGAGAAAAAATCTAAGTAGCGCCCTTCGCGGCCGGTTCACAGCGACGAAGCTCTCGCTGTTACCTCAATACGCCACAACGCGCTCGCGTATGTGGCATTTTTATTAGCTTCTTCACAGCAAGAACTCCGGCTTTTTTGACCTCAAACCCCGCCATAACGGCCTTTGACTGGTACTGATCCGGCAACGATCCTGACGCCTGCGGCACGTCCTTGTGCCGCGCTTTCCATGAGGAATCAGCGCAGGAGAAATCGGAGGCCAGGTCATGCAAGGGACGAACGTGCTGTTCGGTCAGATTGCCGTGGTGTTCGGCATCGTGATCGCCGGAGTGTGGAGCGCCACACAATGGACAGCAGCGGCCCTTGGCTATCAACTACGCCTTGGCTCGCCCTGGTTCGATTTTCTTGGCACGCCGATCTACCACCCGTGGAAGCTGTTCGAGTGGTGGTTTTTCTTTGATGCCTACGCTTCCGATGTTTTCGATAGGGGCGGCGCTATCGCCGCTGGCAGCGGCCTGCTGGCCGTGGTGGTCGCTATCGGCATGTCGATATGGCGCTCGCGTCAATCGCGCCTGGTCACGACCTACGGCTCGGCCCGCTGGGCGAACGCGCAGGACATTCGCAAGGCGAGCCTGACGCAGCCAGCCGGTGTATTTCTCGGCCAGCACGACCGCCAGTACCTGCGCCATGAAGGGCCAGAGCATGTCCTGACGTTCGCACCCACGCGCTCGGGCAAGGGCGTCGGCCTGGTGGTGCCGACGCTGCTTTCCTGGCCCGCGTCCGCCGTCATCCACGACATCAAGGGCGAGAACTGGCAGATCACCGCCGGCTGGCGCTCGCGCTTCTCGCACTGCTTGCTGTTCAACCCCACGGATGCCAAATCAGCGGCCTACAACCCGCTACTCGAAGTCCGCAAGGGCGACCATGAAGTGCGCGACGTGCAGAACATCGCGGACATTCTGGTCGATCCCGAAGGCGCGCTGGAGAAGCGCAACCATTGGGAGAAGACCTCGCACGCGCTGCTGGTCGGCGCCATCCTGCATGTGCTCTATGCGGGCGAAGACAAGACGCTACGCGGCGTCGCCAATTTCCTCAGCGACCCGGCCAGCCCGTTCGAGCTGACCTTGCATCGGATGATGACCACGCCGCACCTGGCGAATGGGGAAGGTGTTGGCCCGCATCCGGTAGTGGCATCCGCTGCGCGTGAAGTGCTCAACAAGTCGGACAACGAGCGTTCCGGCGTGTTGAGCACTGCCATGTCGTTCCTCGGCCTGTACCGCGATCCCACGGTGGCCGAAGTCACCTCGCGCTGCGACTGGCGCATCGCCGACCTCATATCCACCGAGCACCCCGTATCGCTGTACCTGGTGGTGCCGCCTTCGGACATTAGCCGCACAAAGCCCTTGATCCGGTTGATCCTCAACCAGATCGGGCGGCGGCTCACCGAATCGCTCGACGGCAGCGACGGCATCGAGCGTCGCCACAAGCTGCTGCTGATGCTCGATGAGTTTCCGGCCCTGGGTCGGCTCGACTTCTTCGAGACGGCTTTGGCCTTCATGGCGGGCTACGGCATCCGCAGCTTTCTCATTGCGCAGTCGCTCAACCAGATCGACAAGGCGTATGGGCAGAACCACTCCATTCTCGACAACTGCCATGTGCGCGTGACATTCGCCACGAACGACGAGCGCACCGCCAAGCGCATTTCCGAGACGTTGGGCACCGCGACCGAGTTGCGCGCACAGCGCAACTACGCGGGCCACCGGCTCGCGCCGTGGCTGGGCCACCTCATGGTGTCGCGACAGGAGACGGCCCGCCCGCTGCTGACGCCCGGCGAAGTCATGCAGCTTCCGTCCGACGAGGCCGTGGTGATGGTGTCCAGCGTGGCGCCGATCCGGGCAAAGAAGCTGCGCTACTACGCGGACGCCAATTTCAAGCGGCGCGTGCTGTCGCCGCCCGTGTTGGCGGACAGCCAATACGCCGACGCGCCGCCGCTGCGCCCCGACGACTGGAGCGGGCTGGCGATTCCTGCCGTGCCGACTCCGCCTGTCGCCGGAGAAGCCGAAGGCTTCCCGGCCAGCACTGACGACGGCGGCCCGCGCCGTCAGCCCGAACTCTCCGAAACCGTCGCCTACGACCCCGAACTGGCCGTGCCCCCTGCCGACCTCGGCCTGCTCGATGACGACGACGATCTGCCGCTTCCCCTTCCTCGCCAGCTTGATCCGGCCATGCAGCGCACGGCCCGGCTGGCTTCGCTGAACCCCAACGACGGAATCGAGCTATGAGCTACCGCCTGAACCTCTTTATTCAGCCCGAGCACGCCCAGCGGCTCGATGAACTGGCCGCCAAGAAAGGCGTCTCCAAGTCGTCCATCGTTGCGGCGGCGCTCGCATCGTGGCTGTCGCCCGATGCCGCCGACCAGCGCGAGGCAGCCATCGCCAAGCGCCTTGATCGGCTGTCGCGCCAGGCCGAGCGCATGGAGCGCGACCAGAACATCGCCATCGAGACGCTGGCGCTGTTCATCCGCTACTACCTGACCGTCAGCACGCCGGTTCCCGAAGCGCACCAAGACGCGGCCCGTGCGCAGGGCAAGGCGCGCTTCGAGCAGTTCACCGAGCAGCTTGGCCGCCACCTGATGCGCGGACGCAGCCTGGTGCGCGACGTGGTGGAAGAACTCCATCCTGATCCGGTGCGCCTGGACGAAGCGCAGGAGCGTAGGTCATGAACGCGCCGCAGTCCGCAAACGCGGCCTCGCTCGACCGGCGCATCCAGATGCTGCGCACGGCAATGGGGCCGCTAATCGCCGCCGCGCTGGAAGACCCGGACGTGGTGGAAATTATGCTCAACCCCGACCGCACCCTGTGGGTGGATCGCTTGTCGTCGGGCCGCGCACCGATGGGCGTGAAGCTGCCCGAAGCCGATGGCGAGCGAATCATCCGTCTGGTCGCGGCCCACGTCGGCGCGGAGGTGCATCGCGGCCAGCCGCTGCTGTCGGCCGAGTTGCCCGAAACCGGCGAACGCTTCGAGGGCATCCTGCCGCCCGCCGCGCCGGGGCCGGCTTTTGCGCTGCGCAAGCGCGCCATTGGCGTGATTCCGCTGGAGCGGTACGTCATCGACCGGATGATGACTGCCGCCCAGGCAGGTTTTCTCGTTCGCGCCGTGCGCGAGCGCAAGAACATCCTGATCGCCGGAGCCACCAGCAGCGGCAAGACCACGCTCGCCAATGCCTTGCTCGCCGAAATCGCCGCCACCGGCGACCGCGTGCTGGTGCTCGAAGACACGGTGGAGCTGCAATGCGCGGCCCGCGACCACGTTCCGCTGCGCACGCGCTCCGGCGTGGTGTCCATGACCGAGCTGGTGCGCTCATCTATGCGCCTGCGGCCGGATCGCGTCGTCGTCGGCGAGGTGCGCGGCCCCGAGGCGCTGGATCTCATCAAGGTGTGGGGCACCGGGCACCCCGGCGGCATCGCCACGATCCACGCCGGCTCTGCGCTGGGCGCGCTGCTGCGCATGGAGCAATTGATTCTCGAAGTGGCGGTGAACCCGCCCCGTGCGCTGATCGCCGAGGCCGTGGACGTGGTGATCCACATCGCCGGGCGCGGGCGCAAGCGCCGCATCGAGAGCATCGCCCGCGTCGTCGGCTTCGACGGCGTGGGCTACCAACTGGCGGACGCGCTGGAGACGCCGTTTCCCGAGCTGCCGCCATTTCCCGAAGCCGCACCCGCTGCGGCGATTTCCCCGTCCCCTGACCAACTTGGAGAACTGCCATGACGCAGATGATCGTTCCTGCTTTCCGTGTTTCTGCAAATCCGGCTTTGCGCCTTTCGCGGCTGCGCACCCTGGCCCGCCCTGCGGCGCAAGGGCTGATGCTGGCGGCGCTGCTGCTGTTCCTGGCCGGAACCGCGCAGGCCGCCGGTTCCTCGATGCCCTGGGAAGGGCCGTTGCAGTCGATCTTGGAGTCGATCCAAGGGCCGGTGGCACGCATCGTGGCCGTCATCATCATCATTGCCACGGGCCTTGCGCTGGCCTTTGGTGATACGTCGGGAGGCTTCCGAAAGCTGATTCAGATCGTGTTCGGGCTGACCATCGCCTTCGCCGCGTCCTCGTTCTTCCTGTCGTTCTTCAGCTTCTCCGGCGGGGCTGTCGTATGAGCGCCCTGGACAGCTTCGCGGCCGGGTTCGAGGTGCCTTTGCATCGCTCGCTCACCGAGCCGATCTTGCTGGGCGGCGCACCGCGCACCGTGGCGATTGCCAATGGCACGTTGGCTGCTGCTGTCGGGCTGGGAATGCAACTCTGGATTCCAGGCGCGGTGCTTTGGATCGTCGGCCATTCGCTGGCGGTTTGGGGTGCGCGCGTCGATCCGCAGTTCATGGCCGTGTTCGCCCGGCACATCAAACACCGCCCGCTGCTGGACGTGTAGGGGGATGCCGAAATGCTGAACCTTGCCGAATATCGCCAGCGTCCGGCGCTGCTCGCCGACTGGCTGCCCTGGGCCGGGCTGGTCGCGCCGGGTGTCGTCTTGAACAAGGACGGCAGTTTCCAGCGCACGGCCCGGTTTCGCGGGCCTGACCTCGACAGCGCCACGCAAGGCGAGCTGATCGCCACATCGGCGCGCTTGAACAACGCGCTACGCCGGCTGGGTTCGGGCTGGGCGCTGTTCATCGAGGCAGAGCGCTGCGCCGCCGCCGGCTATCCGCGCTCCGGGTTTCCCGAGCCGCTGTCGTGGCTGGTGGACGAGGAACGCCGCGCGGCGTTCGAGGAATCGGGCAACCATTTCGAGAGCGGCTATCACCTGACGCTGGTGTACCTGCCGCCGGAGGAATCGCGCGCCCGTGCCGCCAAGATGCTCTACGAGAACACGCCGATGAATGGCGTGGACTGGCGCGAGAGGCTGCAAGCCTTCGTCGCGGAAACGGATCGGGTCTTTGACCTGCTCGATGGCGTCATGCCGGAAATCGCCTGGCTCGATGACGCGCAGACCCTGACCTATCTGCACTCGACCATCTCGACGCGGCGCTACCGCGTGGGCGTGCCCGAAGTGCCGTTCTACATCGACGCGCTGCTGACCGACTCGCCGTTGGTCGGTGGCCTGGCGCCCATGCTGGGCGACCAGCACCTGCGCGTGGTGTCGGTGCGGGGCTTTCCGACCTCGACCTGGCCGGGCATTCTGGACGACCTCAACCGCCTGGGATTTGCGCATCGCTGGAGTACGCGCTTTCTGTGCCTCGACAAATCCGAGGCGCAGCGGGAATTGGGGCGTCTGCGCCGCCAGTGGTTCGCCAAGCGCAAGAACGTCATCGCGCTGCTGCGCGAAACGATCTTCCAGCAGGAAAGCCCGCTGGTCGATACCGACGCCAGCAACAAAGCTGCCGACGCCGATGCCGCCTTGCAGGAGCTGGGCAGCGATCAAGTCGCCTTCGGATACCTGACGGCGACCGTCACCGTCATGGACGAGGACGCCGGCGCAGCCGACGAGAAGCTGCGCATGGTGGAGCGCGTCATCCAGGGGCGCGGGTTCGTCACCATCCCCGAAACGCTCAACGCCGTGGATGCGTGGCTGTCCTCGCTCCCCGGCAACGCCTACGCCAACGTGCGCCAGCCCATCGTTTCTACGCTGAACCTGACGCACATGATGCCGGTATCGGCGGTCTGGGCCGGGCCGGAGAGGAACGAGCACCTGGGCGGCCCTCCGCTGATTGTCACGCGCACCGATGGCGCGACGCCGTTCCGGCTGGTGACGCACATCGGCGACGTGGGCCACACGCTGGTCGCCGGCCCGACCGGCATGGGCAAGTCGGTCTTGCTCGCCACGCTGGTGATGCAGTTCCGCCGCTACCGCGGCTCGCGCATCTTCGCGTTCGACATGGGGCGTTCCATGCGCGCCACGATCCTCGGGCTGGGCGGCGAGCACTACGACCTGGGCACGGATGGCGAAATCGCCTTCCAGCCCCT
This portion of the Comamonas flocculans genome encodes:
- a CDS encoding TrbC/VirB2 family protein; translated protein: MTQMIVPAFRVSANPALRLSRLRTLARPAAQGLMLAALLLFLAGTAQAAGSSMPWEGPLQSILESIQGPVARIVAVIIIIATGLALAFGDTSGGFRKLIQIVFGLTIAFAASSFFLSFFSFSGGAVV
- a CDS encoding VirB3 family type IV secretion system protein, yielding MSALDSFAAGFEVPLHRSLTEPILLGGAPRTVAIANGTLAAAVGLGMQLWIPGAVLWIVGHSLAVWGARVDPQFMAVFARHIKHRPLLDV
- the trbE gene encoding conjugal transfer protein TrbE; translated protein: MLNLAEYRQRPALLADWLPWAGLVAPGVVLNKDGSFQRTARFRGPDLDSATQGELIATSARLNNALRRLGSGWALFIEAERCAAAGYPRSGFPEPLSWLVDEERRAAFEESGNHFESGYHLTLVYLPPEESRARAAKMLYENTPMNGVDWRERLQAFVAETDRVFDLLDGVMPEIAWLDDAQTLTYLHSTISTRRYRVGVPEVPFYIDALLTDSPLVGGLAPMLGDQHLRVVSVRGFPTSTWPGILDDLNRLGFAHRWSTRFLCLDKSEAQRELGRLRRQWFAKRKNVIALLRETIFQQESPLVDTDASNKAADADAALQELGSDQVAFGYLTATVTVMDEDAGAADEKLRMVERVIQGRGFVTIPETLNAVDAWLSSLPGNAYANVRQPIVSTLNLTHMMPVSAVWAGPERNEHLGGPPLIVTRTDGATPFRLVTHIGDVGHTLVAGPTGMGKSVLLATLVMQFRRYRGSRIFAFDMGRSMRATILGLGGEHYDLGTDGEIAFQPLARIDREGYRTWAAGWIEGRLLHEGVAIGPDEKAAIWSALGSLAGAPVEQRTMTGLSVLLQSNALRQALAPYVLGGTHGKLLDADHDRLGMADVQCFEMEELMHSKAAVLAVLGYLFARFDERFDGAPTLLIIDEAWLFLDDPVFAARIRQWLKTLRKKNVSVIFATQSLADIKDSSIAPAIVESCASRIFLPNPQATEPQIKTIYQGFGLNNRQIEIVATAVPKRDYYYQSRLGNRLFDLDLGPATLAFAGASTPQDQQEIDQALRNAGAVSFAGAWLRHRGLDWAADLLSTFPSQSQENSP